Proteins encoded within one genomic window of Anopheles gambiae chromosome 3, idAnoGambNW_F1_1, whole genome shotgun sequence:
- the LOC1271243 gene encoding alpha-tocopherol transfer protein-like, with protein sequence MSSNDSTPLNSPRKIFGKTATLDNNAMLEYEMNKNLDVKFREKADKELGETGGELTYTKIRQLRQQLNIYNENHQRALGCRRDDSFLLRFLRAKKFDVEKAFKMMQKYYKMKEEYPEIFKVSPPSEMKFMLEMQIQTMLPKKDEHGRQIYLFRVEKCDPYKIPVDYVFRSNVLALEDAVRSPETQIGGLVVLLDMAGLGFAHARYLSPHLAKKTVEVVQEAFPLRFKAFHVLHEPFYFDAILAVLKPFLKDKIRRRIHLHGSSLSSLHKYVSKDLLPAEYGGNLGPFDNTEWRQTILDNEQYFIDLETYNHLSESCYQLGGDGDAESIDSLQFGDTETEDSEFDEDDRRVLSPKRNARSIQNIEEIFLKNGYDGMAPGVTGPDLEKEVEELK encoded by the exons ATGTCCAGCAACGACAGCACACCGTTGAACAGCCCGCGGAAAATCTTCGGCAAAACCGCGACGCTCGACAATAATGCAATGCTCGAGTACGAGATGAACAAAAATCTAG ATGTCAAGTTTCGCGAGAAGGCAGACAAGGAGCTGGGCGAAACGGGGGGCGAGCTGACGTACACGAAGATCCGGCAGCTGCGGCAGCAGCTCAACATCTACAACGAGAACCATCAGCGTGCGCTTGGCTGCCGGCGGGACGATTCGTTTCTGTTGCGATTTTTACGCGCCAAAAAGTTTGACGTCGAGAAAGCGTTCAAAATG ATGCAAAAGTACTACAAGATGAAGGAGGAGTATCCGGAGATTTTCAAAGTGTCCCCACCGTCCGAGATGAAGTTTATGCTCGAGATGCAAATACAGACGATGCTGCCGAAGAAGGACGAGCACGGCCGGCAGATCTACCTGTTTCGTGTCG aaAAATGTGATCCGTACAAAATTCCGGTAGATTATGTGTTTCGAAGCAATGTGCTCGCGCTGGAGGACGCTGTCCGCAGCCCGGAAACCCAAATCGGGGGCTTAGTGGTGCTGCTGGACATGGCCGGACTGGGATTTGCTCACGCTAG GTATCTTTCACCCCATCTGGCGAAGAAAACGGTCGAGGTGGTGCAGGAAGCGTTTCCGCTGCGCTTCAAAGCATTCCACGTGCTGCACGAACCGTTCTACTTCGATGCAATACTGGCCGTGCTGAAACCATTCCTGAAGGATAAGATCCGACGGCGG ATACACCTGCACGGCAGTTCGCTGAGCTCGCTGCACAAGTACGTTTCGAAGGATCTGCTGCCGGCTGAGTACGGTGGCAACCTGGGCCCGTTCGACAACACCGAATGGCGCCAGACGATACTGGACAACGAGCAGTACTTTATCGATCTGGAGACGTACAACCATCTGTCGGAGAGCTGCTACCAGCTCGGCGGCGATGGTGATGCGGAAAGCATCGACAGCCTACAGTTTGGCGACACGGAAACGGAGGACAGCGAGTTCGACGAGGACGATCGGCGGGTGCTGAGCCCGAAGCGGAACGCACGCTCGATACAGAACATTGAGGAGATTTTCCTGAAGAACGGGTACGACGGGATGGCCCCCGGGGTGACGGGGCCGGATTTGGAGAAGGAGGTGGAAGAGCTAAAGTAA
- the LOC1271230 gene encoding uncharacterized protein LOC1271230 yields MKLLLIGVLAVCLGQLQAGPVAVPAKKVPSADTRALFFAEFTHLLDGIAKEALASLSSLEQNAGKQIASVEDAIQDLEQLYNEKVLKEIERYDGALNELSSSVSPCFESVPQNIRDIVQGARGKAGQCGKQTLDRVRKIQENIEQHIQDGAEKVKQIVAIGQKCLQDNSWIGDQINCALQNAPVAVSIVEDIVKDAAGLIGHTSREVSALAKDTEQCLAVAVQGAVGEFNDMLAQVVGCLDASQSGN; encoded by the exons ATGAAACTGCTTCTGATAGGAGTGCTAGCGGTTTGCCTTGGGCAG CTCCAAGCTGGCCCGGTAGCAGTGCCAGCGAAAAAAGTCCCTTCCGCGGACACACGAGCCCTATTCTTTGCCGAGTTCACCCATCTGCTCGACGGCATTGCAAAGGAGGCACTCGCAAGTCTTTCCTCGCTGGAGCAGAACGCCGGCAAACAGATCGCTTCGGTCGAAGACGCCATCCAGGATCTGGAGCAGCTGTACAACGAGAAGGTGCTGAAGGAAATCGAACGTTACGATGGTGCACTGAACGAGCTTAGCTCCAGCGTGTCGCCGTGCTTCGAGTCGGTCCCGCAGAACATTAGGGACATTGTGCAAGGTGCCCGCGGTAAGGCGGGACAGTGTGGCAAGCAAACGTTGGACCGTGTGCGTAAGATACAGGAAAACATTGAGCAGCACATTCAAGATGGTGCGGAAAAGGTGAAGCAAATTGTGGCGATTGGGCAGAAGTGTCTGCAGGACAACTCCTGGATCGGGGATCAGATTAACTGTGCGCTGCAGAAT GCCCCCGTCGCGGTTAGCATTGTGGAGGACATCGTGAAGGATGCGGCCGGACTCATCGGCCACACGTCCCGCGAAGTGTCCGCGCTGGCGAAAGACACCGAGCAGTGTCTGGCGGTGGCGGTACAGGGTGCGGTGGGCGAGTTTAACGACATGTTGGCCCAGGTCGTCGGCTGCTTGGATGCGAGTCAGAGCGGCAACTGA
- the LOC3291950 gene encoding alpha-tocopherol transfer protein-like isoform X3, with protein sequence MPEPEGVIHQLYMERQLPPKVAEVARTQGEDPDRTSLMIEELRDMIYEKGECIPHRIDDDYLVKFLRARFWNVHHAYNLMVRYYAFRESNPEFYENVNPMALRSLGDDDIISISPYRDQEGRRVICFKFGKWRPSKIPIVDLFRATMLLLEVGSLEPQSQVLGGIGIMDLEGLTLNHAWNLTPAVAQKMLALLATSMPLRTSQIHIVNQGWVFDTAFQIFKPLLTDKMRQRLFFHGTDRASLHKYIDPEALPERYGGTKPEYPYTYWLEHLSRDEKVVDELQQLGYVSEPLLED encoded by the exons ATGCCGGAACCGGAGGGAGTGATCCATCAGCTGTACATGGAGCGGCAGCTCCCACCCAAGGTGGCCGAGGTCGCTCGTACGCAGGGCGAAGATCCGGACCGAACGAGCCTAATGATCGAGGAGCTGCGTGATATGATTTATG AAAAGGGCGAATGCATTCCGCACCGCATCGACGACGATTATCTGGTAAAGTTTCTGCGCGCTCGGTTCTGGAATGTTCACCATGCGTACAACCTGATGGTGCGCTACTACGCGTTCCGGGAAAGCAATCCCGAGTTCTACGAGAACGTCAATCCGATGGCGCTGCGTTCGTTGGGTGATGACGACATTATCTCGATCTCGCCCTACCGCGATCAGGAGGGCCGGCGGGTGATTTGCTTCAAGTTTGGCAAGTGGCGCCCGTCCAAGATACCGATCGTGGATCTGTTCCGGGcgacgatgctgctgctggaggtcGGTTCGCTCGAACCACAGTCGCAGGTGCTGGGCGGAATTGGGATTATGGATCTGGAGGGACTTACGCTGAACCACGCGTGGAATCTGACGCCCGCCGTTGCCCAGAAGATGCTGGCCCTGCTGGCCACCAGTATGCCGCTGCGAACGAGCCAGATACACATCGTCAACCAGGGCTGGGTGTTTGATACGGCGTTTCAAATCTTTAAACCCCTGCTGACGGACAAGATGCGGCAGCGGCTGTTCTTCCACGGTACGGATCGGGCCTCGCTGCACAAGTACATTGATCCGGAGGCGCTGCCCGAGCGGTACGGTGGAACGAAGCCGGAGTATCCGTACACGTACTGGCTGGAGCATTTGAGCCGGGACGAAAAGGTGGTGGatgagctgcagcagctcgggTACGTGTCGGAACCACTGCTGGAGGATTga
- the LOC3291950 gene encoding alpha-tocopherol transfer protein isoform X2 translates to MVKKQILIPPRKYRACRLWQGPQIVRRMPEPEGVIHQLYMERQLPPKVAEVARTQGEDPDRTSLMIEELRDMIYEKGECIPHRIDDDYLVKFLRARFWNVHHAYNLMVRYYAFRESNPEFYENVNPMALRSLGDDDIISISPYRDQEGRRVICFKFGKWRPSKIPIVDLFRATMLLLEVGSLEPQSQVLGGIGIMDLEGLTLNHAWNLTPAVAQKMLALLATSMPLRTSQIHIVNQGWVFDTAFQIFKPLLTDKMRQRLFFHGTDRASLHKYIDPEALPERYGGTKPEYPYTYWLEHLSRDEKVVDELQQLGYVSEPLLED, encoded by the exons ATG GTGAAAAAGCAAATCCTAATACCGCCCCGAAAGTACAGAGCGTGTCGTTTGTGGCAGGGTCCCCAGATCGTGCGCAGAATGCCGGAACCGGAGGGAGTGATCCATCAGCTGTACATGGAGCGGCAGCTCCCACCCAAGGTGGCCGAGGTCGCTCGTACGCAGGGCGAAGATCCGGACCGAACGAGCCTAATGATCGAGGAGCTGCGTGATATGATTTATG AAAAGGGCGAATGCATTCCGCACCGCATCGACGACGATTATCTGGTAAAGTTTCTGCGCGCTCGGTTCTGGAATGTTCACCATGCGTACAACCTGATGGTGCGCTACTACGCGTTCCGGGAAAGCAATCCCGAGTTCTACGAGAACGTCAATCCGATGGCGCTGCGTTCGTTGGGTGATGACGACATTATCTCGATCTCGCCCTACCGCGATCAGGAGGGCCGGCGGGTGATTTGCTTCAAGTTTGGCAAGTGGCGCCCGTCCAAGATACCGATCGTGGATCTGTTCCGGGcgacgatgctgctgctggaggtcGGTTCGCTCGAACCACAGTCGCAGGTGCTGGGCGGAATTGGGATTATGGATCTGGAGGGACTTACGCTGAACCACGCGTGGAATCTGACGCCCGCCGTTGCCCAGAAGATGCTGGCCCTGCTGGCCACCAGTATGCCGCTGCGAACGAGCCAGATACACATCGTCAACCAGGGCTGGGTGTTTGATACGGCGTTTCAAATCTTTAAACCCCTGCTGACGGACAAGATGCGGCAGCGGCTGTTCTTCCACGGTACGGATCGGGCCTCGCTGCACAAGTACATTGATCCGGAGGCGCTGCCCGAGCGGTACGGTGGAACGAAGCCGGAGTATCCGTACACGTACTGGCTGGAGCATTTGAGCCGGGACGAAAAGGTGGTGGatgagctgcagcagctcgggTACGTGTCGGAACCACTGCTGGAGGATTga
- the LOC1271257 gene encoding alpha-tocopherol transfer protein-like, whose product MPEIKAVAKKAPNARKDQTEDVTRAGDAPVTLFADQPERVRKINELRKLIQNYDDCERRSDELFLCRFLYCCDWDVQEAFGRIVKLIKLKEANPEWFFHKPIATYSELLNRNVKFALDRRDRRGRRVFITRLGAIDFSSMAVTDLANLDDIWFELMLNELETLESGVTCLIDMSGYSLKSFRFLTPQNIRIGSAKTDLLPLKNIEFHVVNSSVFMNAAIAILYPMLSKKIKDQVRFHYSNWASLHEYIPADILPAEYGGTAGKTFDFQTIHGQVLDRANDFDRLLTYGVRDGSAPGATAATAPIVPKGKGGKAKGKHRETEKKKSLAGCTVEE is encoded by the exons ATGCCGGAAATAAAGGCGGTAGCGAAAAAAGCGCCAAACGCACGCAAGGACCAGACGGAAGATGTCACCAGGGCCGGTGACGCCCCAGTGACCCTTTTCGCCGATCAGCCCGAACGCGTGAGGAAGATCAACGAACTGCGCAAGCTGATACAAA ACTACGATGACTGCGAGCGTAGAAGCGACGAACTGTTTCTGTGCCGATTTCTGTACTGCTGCGACTGGGACGTACAGGAAGCGTTTGGGCGCATCGTGAAACTGATCAAGCTGAAG gaaGCGAATCCGGAATGGTTCTTCCACAAACCGATCGCCACCTACAGCGAGCTGCTGAATCGAAATGTAAAGTTCGCGCTGGACCGGCGCGACCGGCGAGGCCGGCGCGTCTTTATCACCCGCCTCGGGGCGATCGACTTCTCCAGCATGGCCGTGACCGATCTGGCCAATCTGGACGATATCTGGTTCGAGCTGATGCTGAACGAGCTCGAGACGCTCGAGAGTGGCGTCACGTGCCTGATCGATATGAGCGGCTACTCGCTTAAAAGCTTTCGGTTTCTAACGCCACAAAACATACGCATCGGTTCGGCCAAGACGGATCTGTTACCGCTCAAGAACATCGAATTTCACGTGGTCAACTCTTCGGTGTTTATGAATGCAGCGATCGCCATCCTGTACCCCATGCTGAGCAAGAAAATTAAGGACCAGGTACGCTTCCACTACTCCAACTGGGCGTCGCTGCACGAGTACATTCCGGCGGACATACTGCCGGCAGAGTACGGTGGCACCGCGGGGAAAACGTTCGACTTTCAAACCATCCACGGCCAGGTGCTGGATCGTGCGAACGATTTCGATCGATTACTGACGTACGGTGTGCGGGATGGGTCCGCTCCTGGCGCGACTGCTGCTACGGCACCGATTGTCCCCAAGGGCAAGGGAGGTAAAGCGAAGGGAAAGCACAGAGAgacggaaaagaaaaagtcACTGGCGGGGTGCACTGTCGAGGAGTAA
- the LOC3291950 gene encoding alpha-tocopherol transfer protein isoform X1, translating to MNVATLKPAPIGSWKASSCAKNSDVVKKQILIPPRKYRACRLWQGPQIVRRMPEPEGVIHQLYMERQLPPKVAEVARTQGEDPDRTSLMIEELRDMIYEKGECIPHRIDDDYLVKFLRARFWNVHHAYNLMVRYYAFRESNPEFYENVNPMALRSLGDDDIISISPYRDQEGRRVICFKFGKWRPSKIPIVDLFRATMLLLEVGSLEPQSQVLGGIGIMDLEGLTLNHAWNLTPAVAQKMLALLATSMPLRTSQIHIVNQGWVFDTAFQIFKPLLTDKMRQRLFFHGTDRASLHKYIDPEALPERYGGTKPEYPYTYWLEHLSRDEKVVDELQQLGYVSEPLLED from the exons GTGAAAAAGCAAATCCTAATACCGCCCCGAAAGTACAGAGCGTGTCGTTTGTGGCAGGGTCCCCAGATCGTGCGCAGAATGCCGGAACCGGAGGGAGTGATCCATCAGCTGTACATGGAGCGGCAGCTCCCACCCAAGGTGGCCGAGGTCGCTCGTACGCAGGGCGAAGATCCGGACCGAACGAGCCTAATGATCGAGGAGCTGCGTGATATGATTTATG AAAAGGGCGAATGCATTCCGCACCGCATCGACGACGATTATCTGGTAAAGTTTCTGCGCGCTCGGTTCTGGAATGTTCACCATGCGTACAACCTGATGGTGCGCTACTACGCGTTCCGGGAAAGCAATCCCGAGTTCTACGAGAACGTCAATCCGATGGCGCTGCGTTCGTTGGGTGATGACGACATTATCTCGATCTCGCCCTACCGCGATCAGGAGGGCCGGCGGGTGATTTGCTTCAAGTTTGGCAAGTGGCGCCCGTCCAAGATACCGATCGTGGATCTGTTCCGGGcgacgatgctgctgctggaggtcGGTTCGCTCGAACCACAGTCGCAGGTGCTGGGCGGAATTGGGATTATGGATCTGGAGGGACTTACGCTGAACCACGCGTGGAATCTGACGCCCGCCGTTGCCCAGAAGATGCTGGCCCTGCTGGCCACCAGTATGCCGCTGCGAACGAGCCAGATACACATCGTCAACCAGGGCTGGGTGTTTGATACGGCGTTTCAAATCTTTAAACCCCTGCTGACGGACAAGATGCGGCAGCGGCTGTTCTTCCACGGTACGGATCGGGCCTCGCTGCACAAGTACATTGATCCGGAGGCGCTGCCCGAGCGGTACGGTGGAACGAAGCCGGAGTATCCGTACACGTACTGGCTGGAGCATTTGAGCCGGGACGAAAAGGTGGTGGatgagctgcagcagctcgggTACGTGTCGGAACCACTGCTGGAGGATTga